A stretch of the Rhodohalobacter mucosus genome encodes the following:
- a CDS encoding HAD family hydrolase, producing the protein MSETGPVDQELKQRFRKLSSPMDAIPTDTESSLQKLSGIRFVMYDFYGTLFLSGVGDIGIDDGTSDAALMNDALEGAGISLRDKKAGERSLYLYNSVVDDAVNRLRQEGIQTPEPDIREIWSTVLEHLVSENLVGPIETAEAETAIRISVEFEARMNPVWPVDDAAATLRHLKERGLRQGIISNSQFYTPLVLEALMGKSMTELGFDRRLLHWSFKEKMKKPDIEFYRRFLDKMTAAFPESLPNEVLYVGNDMLKDIWPAASLGMKTALFAGDSRSLKWRKEDDRCKDLEPDVIITNFSQLHGVV; encoded by the coding sequence ATGAGTGAAACGGGTCCTGTTGATCAAGAGCTGAAACAGCGGTTTCGGAAACTGTCATCACCCATGGATGCGATCCCGACAGATACCGAATCCAGTCTGCAAAAACTAAGCGGAATACGCTTTGTTATGTACGATTTTTACGGTACGCTGTTTTTATCGGGTGTAGGTGATATCGGTATTGACGACGGCACATCCGACGCAGCGCTTATGAACGATGCTCTCGAGGGTGCCGGTATATCACTCAGAGATAAAAAAGCAGGTGAAAGGTCCCTATATCTGTACAATAGTGTGGTCGATGATGCTGTCAACCGCCTCAGACAAGAGGGTATTCAGACTCCTGAACCCGATATTCGTGAGATTTGGAGTACGGTTCTGGAACACCTGGTGTCCGAAAACCTGGTCGGCCCGATTGAAACTGCAGAGGCTGAAACGGCCATACGCATCTCCGTGGAATTTGAAGCGCGGATGAACCCGGTATGGCCGGTTGATGATGCAGCAGCAACCTTAAGGCACCTGAAAGAGCGCGGACTTCGACAGGGAATCATTTCCAACTCCCAGTTTTACACACCACTTGTTCTTGAGGCACTGATGGGAAAATCAATGACTGAACTGGGATTTGACCGCCGGCTTCTGCACTGGTCATTCAAAGAAAAAATGAAAAAGCCGGATATCGAATTTTACAGAAGATTTCTGGACAAAATGACCGCTGCCTTTCCGGAATCCCTGCCCAACGAAGTGCTCTATGTCGGAAACGACATGCTCAAGGATATCTGGCCGGCCGCATCGCTCGGCATGAAAACCGCTTTGTTTGCAGGTGACAGCCGATCCCTGAAGTGGCGGAAAGAGGATGACCGCTGCAAAGATCTGGAACCGGATGTAATCATAACCAACTTCAGTCAGCTGCACGGTGTGGTTTAA
- a CDS encoding APC family permease, translating into MKKAPLIKNKSEKLPRNLGLWGLWLLVVNGFVGAGIFGLPSGAYALAGEYSIWIYALCALLMLPVILCFAELGSYFRGTGGPIRYGSEAFGPFIGFQAGWLFYVARLISFAANSVLLVDSIGYFLEPAAEGAGRIISLAVIIGGLTLINMLGSLESIRSLALFTVLKFSVLIFLVFGGLALLGTEMLPSFTTTVPPVSDLGAAALLLIYAFVGFEGAVVPAGETRRPERDMPLALLYGLGATVVLYMLIQLTAESAVSDLASSSSPLLDASAVLFGAAGAVILMIGVVTSVTGNLIGSLFSAPRLTYAMALEGWLPKWFGKVHPGWLTPANSILFYGVFAFIGAALGSFTFLAAMTVLSRLFLYIITCGAVPVLRPVFEGSGFRLKGGLLIPVLGILACIWLMLQVSFHSIWLTALFIVIGTGLYFFARKQNGTGSGQSDQN; encoded by the coding sequence TTGAAAAAAGCACCTCTGATAAAGAATAAAAGCGAGAAACTGCCCCGAAATCTGGGTTTGTGGGGCCTTTGGCTGTTGGTTGTTAATGGATTTGTGGGCGCAGGAATTTTTGGCCTTCCGAGCGGTGCATATGCGCTTGCAGGAGAGTACAGCATATGGATTTACGCACTCTGCGCACTGCTTATGCTTCCTGTGATTCTCTGTTTTGCCGAGCTGGGAAGTTATTTCCGTGGAACGGGCGGGCCGATACGGTATGGAAGTGAAGCTTTTGGACCGTTTATAGGTTTTCAGGCGGGATGGCTGTTTTATGTGGCACGTCTCATTTCATTTGCGGCAAATTCCGTATTGCTTGTCGACAGTATCGGATATTTTCTGGAGCCGGCCGCCGAGGGTGCCGGCAGAATAATTTCGCTTGCGGTGATCATCGGTGGACTGACCCTGATAAATATGCTGGGTTCGCTGGAGTCTATACGTTCGCTTGCACTGTTTACTGTTTTGAAATTTTCAGTGCTCATCTTTCTTGTTTTTGGCGGCCTGGCTCTTCTCGGAACGGAAATGCTGCCCTCTTTTACGACCACTGTGCCGCCTGTCAGTGATCTCGGGGCAGCGGCCCTTCTTCTGATTTACGCTTTTGTGGGATTTGAAGGCGCTGTGGTACCGGCAGGAGAGACCCGGCGTCCGGAGCGGGATATGCCTTTGGCGCTGCTTTACGGTTTGGGCGCAACTGTGGTGCTTTACATGCTCATACAGCTTACCGCAGAGTCAGCTGTCAGTGATCTCGCATCGTCTTCTTCACCGCTGCTCGATGCGTCTGCAGTGCTTTTCGGAGCTGCGGGAGCCGTGATTCTGATGATTGGAGTGGTTACATCCGTAACAGGCAACCTGATTGGATCCCTCTTCTCTGCGCCGCGTCTTACCTACGCCATGGCTCTGGAGGGCTGGCTTCCAAAATGGTTTGGCAAGGTTCATCCGGGATGGCTCACACCTGCAAACTCAATTCTTTTTTATGGTGTGTTTGCCTTTATCGGAGCCGCGCTGGGTTCGTTTACATTCCTCGCTGCTATGACGGTTCTTTCCAGGCTATTTCTTTACATCATTACATGCGGTGCCGTACCGGTGCTGCGGCCTGTATTTGAGGGGAGTGGATTTCGATTAAAAGGAGGTCTGCTCATTCCGGTGTTGGGAATTCTGGCATGTATCTGGCTTATGCTTCAGGTGAGTTTTCATTCGATCTGGCTCACCGCACTCTTTATTGTAATCGGTACAGGCCTCTACTTTTTTGCACGGAAACAGAACGGCACCGGTTCAGGTCAGTCTGATCAGAATTAA
- a CDS encoding sugar phosphorylase: MSSSKIPEILQKKFRKHFNIIYPDMDPELLIEETGKLMDTYGLEPVEKVSFDDVWTHQDQILITYGDMVQPERGEAVSKLSKQHHFLKRKLKGLIDNVHILPFFPSSSDDGFSVVNYKRVDARLGGWDDIEKMSGDFRLMADLVMNHTSRYSRWFQGYLNKEEPYTDYFIEVDPSTDLSSVVRPRSSPLLTPVHTEEGEKFVWCTFSDDQVDVNFANPEVLFQYIDIFLFYLSKGISVVRLDAVAFIWKEIGTSCIHLDETHEIVKLFRTIVDSYAPQTTLITETNVPHKENISYFGDGDEAHMVYQFSLPPLLLHALMSENAHYLTEWALSLEPLPENCTYFNFTASHDGIGVRPLEGLVPAEEFDLLINEIRKKGGFVSEKMNQDGSLSPYELNITYFDAFGDGNGSDIRQEKKYICSQIIAMSLQGVPGIYFHNLTATRNNVQGVALTGRYRSINRKKWYYEELMDELTDPDSTTSRIFGRMTDMISKRWHHPAFHPFGGQKVHQVDPSLFCFERWDPEETERVLVVANVTGDEVQIEAESPDLPLRPDQSYSDIISGKEVLKDGTLTVSSFTVLWIKV; this comes from the coding sequence ATGAGCAGCTCAAAGATCCCCGAAATTCTTCAGAAGAAATTTCGCAAGCACTTCAATATTATCTATCCGGACATGGATCCGGAATTGCTGATTGAAGAGACAGGCAAATTAATGGATACATACGGTCTGGAACCGGTGGAAAAAGTATCATTTGACGATGTGTGGACCCACCAGGACCAGATCCTGATCACATACGGCGACATGGTTCAGCCCGAAAGGGGAGAAGCTGTTTCCAAATTGTCGAAACAGCACCATTTTTTGAAGCGTAAACTCAAGGGGTTGATTGATAATGTGCATATCCTGCCCTTTTTCCCAAGCTCTTCAGATGACGGTTTCTCCGTTGTGAATTATAAACGTGTGGATGCACGTCTCGGTGGATGGGATGATATTGAGAAGATGAGCGGCGATTTTCGGCTGATGGCCGATCTCGTTATGAATCACACGTCACGTTACAGCCGCTGGTTCCAGGGGTACCTGAATAAGGAGGAGCCCTATACCGACTATTTTATTGAAGTGGACCCATCCACGGACCTTTCGAGTGTGGTTCGGCCGCGCAGTTCACCTCTTCTCACGCCGGTTCACACCGAAGAGGGCGAAAAATTTGTCTGGTGCACATTCAGCGATGATCAGGTGGATGTGAACTTTGCTAATCCCGAAGTCCTGTTTCAATACATCGACATCTTTCTTTTCTATCTCAGTAAGGGAATCTCCGTTGTCAGGCTTGATGCGGTCGCATTTATCTGGAAAGAGATCGGTACGTCCTGCATCCACCTGGATGAAACCCATGAGATCGTAAAACTCTTCCGGACGATAGTCGATAGCTATGCGCCTCAAACTACACTCATCACAGAAACAAACGTGCCACATAAAGAGAACATCAGCTACTTTGGCGATGGAGATGAGGCGCACATGGTGTATCAGTTTAGCCTGCCGCCTTTGTTGCTGCACGCACTAATGAGTGAAAATGCACATTATCTCACAGAATGGGCACTCTCACTGGAACCCTTGCCCGAAAACTGCACCTATTTTAATTTTACTGCCTCTCATGACGGTATTGGAGTAAGGCCTCTGGAAGGATTGGTACCCGCTGAGGAGTTTGATCTTTTAATTAATGAAATTCGAAAAAAAGGCGGTTTTGTATCCGAAAAGATGAATCAGGACGGATCCCTGAGTCCCTACGAGTTGAATATAACCTATTTTGACGCGTTCGGTGACGGGAATGGATCTGATATAAGGCAGGAGAAGAAGTACATCTGTTCACAGATTATCGCTATGAGCCTTCAGGGAGTACCCGGTATTTACTTCCATAACCTTACTGCTACACGAAACAATGTGCAGGGTGTAGCCTTAACCGGCCGCTATCGATCCATCAACCGGAAAAAATGGTATTACGAGGAGCTGATGGACGAGCTTACGGATCCCGATAGTACCACCAGCCGTATTTTTGGCCGCATGACCGATATGATATCAAAAAGATGGCACCACCCGGCTTTTCACCCTTTTGGCGGGCAGAAGGTTCATCAGGTGGACCCATCGCTTTTCTGTTTCGAAAGATGGGACCCGGAAGAGACGGAACGCGTTCTGGTTGTGGCAAACGTAACCGGTGATGAGGTCCAGATTGAAGCGGAAAGTCCCGATTTGCCATTACGTCCCGATCAATCCTACAGTGATATCATTTCAGGCAAGGAAGTGCTGAAAGATGGCACTCTCACGGTCAGCTCCTTTACGGTGTTGTGGATTAAGGTGTAA
- a CDS encoding sigma-54 interaction domain-containing protein, which produces MDREALQERYGITGESAAIRQVVDKIMQVAGTDITVLLQGESGVGKDVTARAIHALSNRKRNNLVIVNCGAIPEGIIESELFGHEKGSFTGAHESRKGYFEKADGGTIFLDEIGDTPKNIQVKLLRVLESGEFFRVGSSKMYTCDVRVIAATNQDLWELVREGKFREDLYYRLDTVKIKLPPLRERKEDIIPIFKKFVNEFSSKYDSVFKGFSDEARELLTSYRWPGNVRELRNVAEQLVVLEKSQFVDKDTLQKYLKGRQHLGSADNLPVLSRPEESGGFEEEKHTTGADSSLIYRALLEMRTDISDLKKMLANFLYSTFSDKNIKALPSAVPRDIDPNDISSHLRDQMESESLGIRTSDESVLTDEDTEEASDLDEFFSSDEIPSIEEAEKFLIQQALRRFEGNRRKASEALGVSERTLYRKLDQYGLQ; this is translated from the coding sequence ATGGACAGGGAAGCACTACAGGAACGGTACGGAATCACCGGTGAGTCGGCAGCCATTCGTCAGGTTGTGGATAAAATCATGCAGGTTGCGGGCACCGATATCACTGTTTTGCTGCAGGGCGAGAGCGGAGTTGGAAAGGATGTTACAGCCCGTGCCATCCACGCACTCAGCAACAGAAAAAGAAATAACCTGGTGATAGTGAACTGTGGTGCCATTCCGGAAGGTATCATCGAAAGTGAGCTTTTCGGGCATGAAAAGGGATCTTTTACCGGCGCACATGAGTCGCGCAAAGGCTATTTTGAAAAAGCTGACGGTGGCACCATTTTCCTTGATGAAATTGGTGACACTCCCAAAAATATACAGGTTAAGCTGCTTCGCGTGCTTGAAAGCGGTGAGTTTTTCAGGGTTGGGTCAAGCAAGATGTACACGTGCGATGTCCGGGTGATTGCGGCAACCAATCAGGACCTGTGGGAGCTTGTCAGAGAGGGGAAATTCCGGGAAGATCTTTACTACCGCCTCGACACCGTTAAAATTAAGCTGCCCCCGCTTCGTGAAAGAAAAGAGGATATTATTCCCATTTTCAAAAAGTTTGTAAATGAGTTTTCCTCAAAATACGATTCTGTGTTCAAAGGTTTTTCTGATGAGGCCCGGGAACTGCTCACAAGCTATCGCTGGCCCGGAAACGTCCGGGAGTTACGCAATGTGGCAGAACAGCTTGTAGTACTCGAAAAATCGCAATTTGTTGATAAAGATACCCTTCAAAAATACCTTAAGGGGCGCCAGCACCTCGGGTCTGCCGATAATCTACCCGTTCTGTCACGTCCTGAAGAGTCCGGCGGATTCGAAGAGGAAAAACATACCACAGGTGCCGATTCCAGCCTCATTTATCGGGCACTACTGGAGATGAGAACTGATATCAGTGACCTGAAAAAGATGCTGGCGAATTTTCTATACTCCACTTTTTCCGATAAAAATATAAAAGCTTTGCCGTCTGCCGTTCCGCGGGATATTGATCCAAACGATATTTCAAGTCACCTTCGCGACCAGATGGAGAGCGAATCGCTCGGTATACGAACCTCAGACGAATCCGTTTTGACGGATGAGGATACGGAAGAGGCCAGTGACCTGGACGAATTTTTCAGCAGTGATGAAATCCCTTCAATAGAGGAGGCTGAAAAATTTCTGATACAGCAGGCCTTGAGGCGGTTTGAAGGCAACCGTCGGAAAGCATCCGAAGCCCTTGGTGTGAGTGAACGGACCCTTTACCGCAAACTGGATCAGTATGGCCTTCAATAG
- the lptE gene encoding LPS assembly lipoprotein LptE, with translation MAVIFTALITAAAGCVRYSFTGTSIPAEVRTIYIPFFPDQSQSGLGDLSDRLNQALVQRFINQSRLSLENDLENADAYIEGAIQNYVNRPFSVAGNEQANLNEVQITVRALFQYADDEEPLWNKNFSGNATYDVLDNPVDGEIEAARQALEQIANNMFNDAVSNW, from the coding sequence TTGGCTGTCATTTTCACAGCCCTGATAACAGCAGCTGCGGGATGCGTAAGGTACAGCTTCACGGGAACTTCCATACCTGCGGAGGTTCGAACTATCTATATTCCCTTTTTCCCTGACCAGTCTCAAAGCGGCCTCGGCGACCTGAGCGACCGTCTAAACCAGGCTCTTGTTCAGCGCTTTATCAATCAAAGCCGCCTGTCTCTTGAAAATGACCTGGAAAACGCCGATGCCTATATCGAGGGAGCCATTCAGAATTACGTTAACCGTCCCTTCAGCGTTGCCGGCAATGAACAGGCCAATCTGAATGAGGTACAGATCACGGTTCGTGCATTGTTTCAATATGCGGATGATGAGGAGCCTTTGTGGAATAAAAATTTCAGCGGAAATGCCACATACGATGTGCTTGACAATCCGGTGGACGGAGAAATTGAAGCGGCCCGGCAGGCCCTTGAGCAGATTGCAAACAATATGTTCAATGATGCAGTAAGCAATTGGTAA
- a CDS encoding MBL fold metallo-hydrolase — MNLIASFFYLRKQIVDIELYTVGPFAENTYLISQQGSSLLIDPGFYQPREYSVFQDDLAESGNKLTAVILTHAHVDHVLGLEKVLKNHKVPVYLNHSDLYLWNHFSDQAGRFGFSVPDFDFTPEPLDEQEGFTIGSFSMDVICTPGHSPDHVSIYFPSEDLLIAGDALFRESIGRTDLYKGDFDLLSDSIRNKLYTLPDSTRVLPGHGPATTIGYEKKNNAFVKGE, encoded by the coding sequence ATGAACCTCATTGCATCCTTTTTTTATTTGAGGAAACAGATAGTGGATATTGAACTCTACACAGTTGGGCCGTTCGCCGAAAACACCTACCTGATCTCTCAACAAGGGTCATCGCTGCTGATTGATCCCGGTTTCTATCAGCCCCGCGAGTACAGTGTCTTTCAAGACGATCTTGCCGAGTCGGGGAACAAACTGACAGCCGTTATTCTGACCCACGCCCATGTAGACCACGTTCTTGGACTTGAAAAAGTACTTAAGAATCACAAAGTCCCGGTATATCTCAACCATTCCGATCTTTACCTTTGGAACCACTTTTCTGACCAGGCCGGGCGTTTTGGTTTTTCCGTTCCTGATTTTGATTTCACACCTGAACCGTTAGATGAGCAAGAGGGATTCACTATCGGTTCTTTTTCAATGGATGTGATCTGCACTCCCGGTCATTCACCCGATCATGTTTCCATCTATTTCCCATCCGAAGATCTGCTTATTGCAGGTGATGCCCTTTTCAGGGAAAGTATCGGCCGCACAGACCTGTATAAAGGTGATTTTGATCTGCTTTCGGACTCTATCCGCAACAAACTCTACACCCTGCCCGATTCTACGCGAGTGCTCCCCGGCCATGGACCCGCCACAACCATCGGTTATGAGAAAAAGAATAATGCGTTTGTGAAAGGAGAGTAA
- the rpmE gene encoding 50S ribosomal protein L31: MKKGIHPEYNEITVLMSDGTEIKTRSTMQTKDGVYKSEVDSKNHPFYNKDQKLQKKADRIDRFNKRYGKK; the protein is encoded by the coding sequence ATGAAGAAAGGTATCCACCCGGAATATAATGAAATAACCGTCCTGATGAGTGACGGAACAGAGATAAAAACACGCAGCACCATGCAGACCAAAGACGGTGTTTACAAGAGTGAGGTAGACTCTAAAAACCATCCGTTCTATAACAAAGATCAAAAACTGCAGAAGAAAGCTGACCGTATTGACCGCTTCAACAAGCGCTACGGTAAGAAGTAA
- a CDS encoding acyl-CoA dehydrogenase — protein MEAFLEQFGFLNQFEAWGVWAGIVLVFLVFGFAGAPLWLWAVAGLIALAGFSAPAWLVITFVVLAVVFNIKPIRRAVLSGPLMKLLDALNILPAISETEQTAIDAGTVWVEGELFSGKPDLNRLNKEKYPDLTDKEKEFMDGPVEELCAMVSDWEVFQNKGFDDATWQYMRDKRFFGLIIPDKYGGYGFSANAHSAIVAKLASRCGPLATTVMVPNSLGPAELLMHYGTDEQKNHYLPRLATGEEIPCFALTEPNAGSDAGSMQSTGEVFKGDDGNLYLKLNWDKRYITLAAISTVIGLAFKMYDPENLLGKGTELGITCALIPSDTEGVELGKRHDPLGVPFYNCPTRGEDVVVPIDAIIGGEEGAGNGWRMLMESLAVGRGISLPAQAIGGAKTATRAIGAYSLIRKQFGLNIGRFEGIEEPMARIGGYTYLMDAARGYICGALDEGAKPAVVTAIAKYNFTELGREIVNDAMDIVGGAGISRGPRNIFAHSYIAMPIAITVEGANILTRTLMIFGQGAIRSHPYALKEINALMDKDVKGFDNAFWKHMGHVVQNSIRALLLSITRGRLSGSPVSGPAAKYYRKLAWASASFAFMSDIALGSYGGALKMKEKLAGRYADILSWMLLATATLRRFEAEGRRKEDMPYFEWAMQHAFYRIQNAFDEIYSEITVPGLSWLFRGPVGIWSRMNRIGRKPSDKLGHQIAQAMQSRGEARDRITDGIYVPDSKEEAIGRYEYAMSQIEESFPVYKKLYKATKAREIPKDHVLKQLNPALEKDIITEEEAELVRKTEEARFDAILVDEFTLEEYKSGRASAPVSSGLEKPDDKSILAHEKS, from the coding sequence ATGGAAGCATTTTTGGAGCAGTTTGGTTTTTTAAATCAATTTGAAGCATGGGGAGTCTGGGCCGGCATCGTGCTTGTATTCCTTGTTTTTGGATTTGCCGGCGCACCGCTCTGGCTTTGGGCTGTGGCAGGGCTGATAGCCCTTGCCGGGTTCAGCGCACCGGCCTGGCTGGTCATCACATTTGTTGTGTTGGCCGTTGTATTTAACATAAAGCCGATCAGGAGAGCTGTCTTGTCAGGTCCGTTGATGAAGCTTCTGGACGCACTAAACATTCTTCCGGCCATATCGGAGACCGAACAAACGGCCATTGATGCCGGTACGGTTTGGGTTGAGGGAGAACTTTTCTCGGGGAAACCCGACCTGAATCGCCTTAATAAGGAGAAATATCCCGACCTGACCGACAAAGAGAAAGAGTTCATGGATGGTCCTGTTGAAGAACTCTGTGCGATGGTCTCCGATTGGGAAGTATTCCAGAACAAGGGATTTGATGATGCAACCTGGCAATACATGCGCGACAAGCGGTTTTTTGGACTGATTATTCCCGACAAATATGGCGGTTACGGTTTTTCGGCCAATGCGCACAGTGCCATCGTGGCCAAGCTGGCCTCGCGTTGCGGACCGCTCGCCACTACGGTAATGGTCCCGAACTCCCTGGGTCCGGCCGAGCTGCTGATGCACTATGGCACGGATGAACAGAAGAACCACTACCTTCCGCGCCTGGCCACCGGTGAGGAGATCCCCTGTTTTGCGCTCACCGAACCCAACGCAGGGTCGGATGCGGGGTCGATGCAGTCAACCGGAGAAGTTTTCAAGGGCGATGACGGAAATCTGTACCTTAAACTGAACTGGGATAAGCGGTATATAACACTCGCAGCTATTTCCACGGTTATAGGTCTAGCCTTTAAGATGTATGACCCGGAGAATCTTCTTGGAAAGGGAACAGAGCTGGGAATTACATGCGCCCTGATTCCGTCGGATACCGAAGGTGTGGAGCTGGGCAAGCGGCATGATCCGCTCGGCGTGCCGTTTTACAACTGTCCGACCCGCGGCGAGGATGTGGTGGTTCCTATCGACGCCATCATCGGGGGAGAAGAAGGCGCAGGTAACGGCTGGCGCATGCTGATGGAGTCGCTGGCTGTGGGACGCGGTATTTCACTCCCCGCACAGGCGATAGGGGGTGCCAAAACCGCTACCCGTGCAATCGGTGCCTACTCGCTCATCAGAAAGCAATTCGGGCTTAATATCGGCCGCTTTGAGGGAATTGAAGAACCCATGGCACGCATCGGAGGCTATACCTACCTGATGGATGCAGCTCGCGGCTACATCTGCGGTGCTCTGGATGAAGGTGCCAAGCCGGCTGTGGTCACGGCCATTGCCAAGTATAATTTCACTGAGCTTGGCCGGGAAATCGTAAATGACGCCATGGATATTGTGGGCGGAGCCGGCATTTCACGCGGACCGCGGAATATCTTTGCGCACTCATATATCGCCATGCCGATTGCGATCACGGTAGAGGGAGCCAATATACTTACCCGCACGCTGATGATCTTTGGCCAGGGCGCTATCCGCAGCCATCCCTATGCGCTCAAGGAGATCAACGCCTTAATGGACAAGGATGTAAAAGGTTTTGACAATGCATTCTGGAAACATATGGGCCATGTGGTGCAGAACAGTATACGTGCACTGCTGCTCAGTATCACCCGCGGACGCCTGTCCGGGTCTCCCGTAAGCGGGCCCGCTGCCAAATACTATCGCAAGCTGGCCTGGGCTTCGGCATCGTTTGCGTTCATGTCTGATATCGCGCTGGGATCGTACGGCGGAGCTCTCAAGATGAAGGAGAAACTGGCCGGCAGGTATGCCGATATTCTAAGCTGGATGCTGCTTGCAACGGCCACGCTCCGACGGTTTGAAGCGGAAGGCCGCCGGAAAGAGGATATGCCCTACTTCGAGTGGGCGATGCAGCACGCTTTTTACCGGATTCAGAACGCTTTTGATGAGATCTATTCCGAAATTACGGTTCCCGGTCTCAGCTGGTTGTTCCGCGGACCGGTAGGCATATGGTCCAGAATGAACCGGATTGGCCGCAAACCGTCTGATAAGCTGGGACATCAGATTGCACAGGCGATGCAGTCGCGGGGTGAAGCGCGTGACAGAATTACGGACGGAATTTACGTCCCTGATAGTAAAGAGGAAGCGATCGGGCGCTATGAGTATGCCATGAGTCAAATCGAGGAGTCATTCCCGGTTTACAAAAAACTCTACAAAGCTACCAAGGCGCGTGAAATTCCGAAAGATCATGTTCTCAAACAGCTCAATCCTGCACTTGAAAAGGATATTATTACAGAAGAAGAAGCAGAACTGGTCAGAAAAACCGAAGAAGCCAGATTTGATGCAATATTGGTTGATGAGTTCACGTTGGAAGAATACAAAAGTGGACGGGCTTCGGCTCCGGTATCATCCGGGCTTGAAAAGCCGGACGATAAGTCCATTTTGGCTCATGAAAAGAGTTAG
- a CDS encoding TetR/AcrR family transcriptional regulator, producing MSLRREIIDVSKELLLKEGFAKLSMRKIANRAGVTATSIYLYFKNKDELLLALVEESIERLTSALKGAIDPSADPVKQLEKLTRTYVDYALENPQEYEIIYMVRPEEMPKYPREKFQQVRDIYEMIASIIRSGIEKHVLDVDDPMISAYTIWAQLHGVVSVVLSKRLDTRIPKQPFLDHAIDQIIHGFIIQRTPA from the coding sequence ATGTCGCTGAGGCGTGAAATCATTGATGTCAGCAAGGAACTTCTTCTTAAGGAGGGGTTCGCAAAACTCTCCATGCGGAAGATTGCAAACAGGGCCGGTGTAACGGCAACAAGCATCTATCTCTATTTTAAAAACAAGGATGAACTGCTGCTTGCGCTGGTTGAGGAGAGTATTGAACGTCTCACTTCAGCACTTAAAGGTGCTATTGATCCGTCCGCTGACCCGGTGAAGCAGCTGGAGAAACTGACCAGGACATACGTGGATTATGCGCTGGAAAACCCACAGGAGTACGAAATTATCTATATGGTGAGGCCGGAAGAGATGCCGAAATATCCAAGGGAGAAATTTCAGCAGGTACGGGATATTTATGAAATGATCGCATCCATCATTCGTTCTGGTATAGAGAAGCATGTACTCGACGTGGATGACCCTATGATTAGTGCATATACCATCTGGGCTCAGCTTCACGGTGTGGTTTCCGTTGTACTTAGTAAACGTCTCGATACGCGAATTCCAAAACAGCCTTTTTTGGATCATGCGATCGACCAAATCATACATGGTTTTATCATTCAGAGAACACCCGCTTAA